The following are encoded in a window of Miltoncostaea marina genomic DNA:
- a CDS encoding cob(I)yrinic acid a,c-diamide adenosyltransferase — protein sequence MVRLTRIYTRLGDEGDTHLGDMSRARKTSPRVVAYGEVDELNAAIGVARAHGVDGRIDAWLAVVQNDLFDLGADLCVPPGGDAERSRLRVEPAQVERLEAWCEELNATLPDLTSFVLPAGSPAAAALHLARTICRRAERSCVALADAEPVTPAALAYLNRLSDLLFILARAANRGAGGDVLWVPGEHRSTGAGPGAGERG from the coding sequence ATGGTCCGGCTGACCCGCATCTACACCCGGCTCGGCGACGAGGGGGACACCCACCTCGGCGACATGAGCAGGGCCCGCAAGACCAGCCCGCGCGTGGTCGCCTACGGCGAGGTCGACGAGCTCAACGCCGCGATCGGCGTCGCCCGCGCGCACGGCGTCGACGGCCGCATCGACGCGTGGCTCGCGGTGGTGCAGAACGACCTCTTCGACCTCGGCGCCGACCTCTGCGTGCCGCCTGGCGGCGACGCCGAACGCTCGCGCCTGCGGGTGGAGCCGGCGCAGGTCGAGCGGCTCGAGGCGTGGTGCGAAGAGCTCAACGCCACCCTGCCCGACCTGACGAGCTTCGTCCTGCCCGCGGGCAGCCCGGCAGCCGCCGCGCTGCATCTGGCGCGGACGATCTGCCGCCGCGCGGAGCGCTCGTGCGTCGCGCTGGCGGACGCCGAGCCGGTCACGCCGGCGGCGCTCGCCTACCTCAACCGGCTCTCCGACCTGCTGTTCATCCTCGCCCGGGCCGCCAACCGCGGCGCAGGGGGCGACGTGCTGTGGGTGCCCGGCGAGCACCGCTCCACGGGCGCCGGTCCGGGGGCCGGGGAGCGGGGCTAG
- a CDS encoding CAP domain-containing protein, which yields MRGRMRAGIAAALTGVAATALPGVAAAAPACSAEVAPAQEKAMTQLIAAERADADAPKVRKHRTLLRAGRTKSVAMARGAAFAHSRDAMPWANGRAAGQNLALASTVRQAFTAMRRSAPHLANIRSRQWRFAAVGAARSCDGLLYFTVNFMGPPPRS from the coding sequence ATGCGCGGACGCATGCGCGCGGGGATCGCCGCTGCCCTGACCGGGGTCGCGGCCACGGCGCTGCCCGGGGTGGCGGCCGCCGCGCCGGCCTGCTCGGCCGAGGTGGCCCCCGCCCAGGAGAAGGCCATGACGCAGCTCATCGCCGCCGAGCGCGCCGACGCGGACGCGCCGAAGGTGCGCAAGCACCGCACGCTGCTGCGCGCCGGCCGCACCAAGAGCGTCGCGATGGCGCGCGGCGCGGCCTTCGCCCACTCGCGCGACGCGATGCCCTGGGCGAACGGGCGCGCGGCCGGTCAGAACCTCGCGCTCGCCTCCACCGTGCGGCAGGCGTTCACCGCGATGCGCCGCAGCGCGCCGCACCTCGCCAACATCCGCAGCCGCCAGTGGCGGTTCGCCGCGGTCGGCGCCGCCCGCAGCTGCGACGGCCTGCTCTACTTCACGGTCAACTTCATGGGGCCGCCCCCGCGCTCGTGA